The Lasioglossum baleicum chromosome 5, iyLasBale1, whole genome shotgun sequence genome segment ataaaaacatatattaatagactgcggatctttatgcatttatgaagaaattagatgggtgaaatataaaacagtaaaagatttaaaaaattcaagaatgactgAATTGCTTttcatgtaacaaagtcgttaagggatgaaatcaatttttatcttatttctgcttctcacaatcaatgcaaaacatttttattttgcatggagatccgtagtctatatattaataatactgGAAATAACCCAGCTAGGAATAAAAGCGGCAAGCAGATACattgagttggcaagaaagtaattttggtaatttaaggtgaaataaaacccaattttcttattcaagcaatgaactttaatcaataaaatattttccactttgTTCGATGATGTTCAATGATGGATGTGTGAATGACTTGGATCAGTTTCTTGCTGATAAggaccagaagttttatgaACACACAATTATGAAGCTACTGAAaatatggcaaaagatcatcgaacaaaatggaaaatattttattgattaaagttcattgcttgaataagaaaattgaattgaatgagTGAGAAAGTAGAACGTGAAACCAAGTCCATTCCTGGGCTGCGTGAAgccaaaaataaatatatatataactggaaataattttgttattcGACTTAAAATTAAAGCACTGTACGTGCATATCACattctaataaataatataaaataatacattgatggCAGCAGCTACTGGAACTTCCAAACTATACAAAGTCAACCAAGTATCTTGTAACGCTTGCCAAAATTCGCTTAATTGATTTTCGGTTCTATTATAAAGTTCCAATAGATCAAGTCCTGCTGAAAATATAGCTGGCAATGCAGACGTCAATATAACGCCTTTAGGACGATTCTTTTGAGCATCTAATAAAGATGTTGTTAAAGCGTTTAATAATTCTTTATTTAATCCATTTACTGGTTGGCGCGCCATCGATATCGTAGTAATACCTGTTAACGAAAATATTCATTCGGATAGAAAAACAATTCGAAAAGAAACAATCgatcattatttaaatatatacctGTATCATCTTCGTGCGTAACATCAAtaatttttgaatttgttgaataCGCCTTAAACAATCGAATTGGAACAATATTAGATACTCTTTTCACTGCAAACATGATTGATCGAATGTACACGCAATAACAAAGACACTTATATCTGTGTGGTTATATAtataagaatatttattttattacaatctatataaattatatattaaacaTAGAATTATTCTACGTTTACAGATGTTAATGTACAATTGCAACTTGACCCTTGAACAAAGaggaattttttagaaatttttcaaGATAAATTCGTTTgactacatacagggtgtctcacataaatgggaacacctaaatatctattTACAGTTTACAGTCCTatccagtggcgcacccagggggggccagggggccaagtccccccccaagaaaaaatgtttagcttccaaaaataaaatcgcggaatagctctCGACAGATATGTtgggtaaaaaaaaaagacgtAATTGAAACACATGCTgcagcagtggcgcacccagggggccaagtcccccaccaagaaaaaaatgttcagcttccaaaattaaaatcgcggaatagccctgggtaccgttgatagatattttggcttaaaaaaaaggtcatcacgcaaaacctagggctgggttcaactcgcccccccccaagattacatcctgggtgcgccactgtgcTGCAGTCTGTAATCCTTTGCCGCATATCCTCTGTCGTTGTGGGTTTATCTTTGTACACAATATTTTATCTTGCCCCATAGATAAAAAGTCCAAAACgaagcaaatctctaaaagactttttgccTTAGTTTTTCcttttaaattcgggacaccctgtatattgttcttaccattcttttttttaaataaagtgtGAGTTGAAATTGACGGCTCTAATCAAGTGGAAGCCccaagcggtaaaaattttgagccctcaaactcaagttagaaatagaaGTTGCAAGAATACTCTCATAAACAAAAAAAGTAATGACAAATATTCCGGGCCCCCACGCGGCCGCTTAACCAGGGGGTGTAACGTGTAACACCCCGccactgtatatatacatagtaggtacataaatatattgtatatagcGATCAAACTGGATCAAACCAGATCAAACTACAGGCTACGGCTACGGCTACAGAACACTTGAGAACACAGATGGAACACAGACACAGAAGAAGAGAAGAATGTGTTTTCCTTTCAGTTTCCGTCAGTCGAACACGAGCCACGAACAGCCACGAATCGTCGACTGCCGGACTGCGTCGAATCCAGTCGAATCATACCGTTGCATACCGTCGTCCAAGTTATGCGTGCAATGTTTACTGCGCACGTGGAGTACACCTCGCGGTTACGAAGTTGATCagtcttttttatttaaaataatatacgtTCGTGAATATGACGTTTATAGATAATAAATTCACCGGGCCATCCGCTTTATgatgcatttacatgcaacgttCTGAGCGTAAAGTtgcgtatgtatatataaactcTCTgtgtatatacatttatatatgcGAGTCTGTTCCAAAGAattacaataataatcaactatgAGCTTCTGTATATACGATTCCGACATTGTTCTATGTACTAATGAGCAAGTTGTTGTGTACGATTTCAAACACGATACTGATAAAACGATCCAGTTACCTGCACTTCAAGCGGACAAAACTATTGATTCGcataataatgtaaatatcGAAACGTTTCACACTATAACAAACGTGACATTTTCAAACGATGGTAAATACTTTTTCGTTTGCACGAATCGCAAACAACTGTGTCTGTACGAAAGGAAAAACTGCAATCTTTTATCGAATCGTACGCTAACGAGAGCAGCCAGCAAAGTACGATTTACACCTGGTAACGATATAATTGTCGCAGACAAAACTGGAGATGCTTACCTATTCCCAAATAGTAAAACTGATAACACAATATTATTGTTGGGTCATTTATCGATGTTACTCGACGTAATAGTTACAGAAGATGAAAAGTACATCATTACCACAGATAGAGATGAAAAGATCAGAGTCTCGATGTTTCCAAATGCGTATAATATCATGTCCTACTGTTTAGGACATAAAAAGtttgtaacaaatattttagaATTACCTCACGACAAAAGTACTTTGGTATCTTGCGGAGGGGACGGAGTTTTTATTTTGTGGAATTACGAAAGTGGAAAGAAACTATTATCGGTTGATTTCTGCGATAAAATTCCTCAAATCGCTATCGAGAAGTTCAATCGAAAGCTTCACGATTGCCACTTGGATGAAACTGTAGAGATTTTACCTGTTAAACATTTAAGGCTGTCCAGGTTGGATAGCACGTCATCTTTAGCTGTGATGAGCTTTTACGAT includes the following:
- the Wuho gene encoding tRNA (guanine-N(7)-)-methyltransferase non-catalytic subunit wuho translates to MSFCIYDSDIVLCTNEQVVVYDFKHDTDKTIQLPALQADKTIDSHNNVNIETFHTITNVTFSNDGKYFFVCTNRKQLCLYERKNCNLLSNRTLTRAASKVRFTPGNDIIVADKTGDAYLFPNSKTDNTILLLGHLSMLLDVIVTEDEKYIITTDRDEKIRVSMFPNAYNIMSYCLGHKKFVTNILELPHDKSTLVSCGGDGVFILWNYESGKKLLSVDFCDKIPQIAIEKFNRKLHDCHLDETVEILPVKHLRLSRLDSTSSLAVMSFYDNTLLLVYTISGTSESTFKATYIRNIIVNYEPMECHFYKGDFWLLNQVGFQVYKYEENNLVANDAINLKLSRLNSIWKSLKKDSVKQNLFPILYKRKYDNVQEYLERKKTRLSSAVE